The sequence AGAAGTTAGCCTTTATACATGCGAATGAATATTGGTTGTACATAGTTTGTTAATGGACATCGACTTCTCAAATGGTCAACTTAAACCTTTTATGCGAGCATCGATCGATCTGCTTGGATTCATGTCGTGCAACACCATTTTAAACTTTCCGAAGTGGTTCTGTATTATGCGACGTCATCTTGTACGCCTTCAGACAATGCGAGAGCAAGTGTCCATTTCATTACTCTGAGGTATCATATCGATGCAGTGCATCATGCAATTTCTGAGGCTCGACGTTAGTATTGATGTAGTTGATGACTGTGCTCCACGTTAGCATTGATGTGGCTGCTGACTGTGATCAATAGCTTCGGTCACTATTATTGTCAGAGATAAACGAGAGAGCGTGCGCGTGTTATCACGTGATGGATGACTTACCCGATGACTCGTAACCGCCACCGTATACACCTGCCGGCACACCAAACGACGCTCTGCGCTCGCCACGTGGCATATCGCCTCCCCCGCGCACCGCCTCGAAGCGAATCACCGACGGATCACCTGCTCGTGTCGCAATTAAACCACCCACATCAGCCTGACTCAGCCCGTCGCTTTCGAGGAGTCCTCGTGAAGTTCACACGTGGACGTCGGCCGCTCGCCGAACGAGGAAATATCGTGGCGGTAGAGGTGTAGCTGATACCTTGTTCCGCCAAAATAGCAactgaatacattaacatatccctctcctatttatactgattaggagggaggattttcctcaacagaatagaggatttcccttagaaagatttcctcatatagttgaggaaatcttatctgctatcatgccccccaAAATGATACTCCTGTCAAATCAAACAGTTTATAagccagaggcttcgtgagtagggcaagagcagatcgctataGTTGCGGCTACGACAGTGACGGTGATGacacttctcgctcgagtgagatgcgggaacgaggaggggaggtcgttGGCCGGGGAGCAGTTGCGAGGTTGCGTCGGCTCTGCTTCTACAGGAAGAGGCAGAGGAAGAGCAACGGTAAAGAATACCACCGGCGCAGGGAGAAGACACTGTACTACTTTGAGATGGAGTCACGGTCCACGAGGTAGTAGGAGAAGGAGCCGAGATTGGAGCCCGACAGGGAGATGGGTCTACTTCGAGATGTTTAGAAGTGACCTTCATGGCgagggctctgataccatgttgaaaagaataaaagataagaagaattattgaagaaaatTTATTGAAGAagcagcttgaatacattaacatgtccctctcttatttatacagattaggagggagaattttcctcaacagagtaaagagatttcctcgtataattaaggaaatcttatttgctatcacAATCATCTCctaagcccaaaaatatttacacTAGTGTAAAGTCATGAGTGATAAATATGATGCCCTGCTTTATAATACCATGTGGACCATTATACTATTTCACcttacacaaaatatcatcggataTAAATGAATCATTTGAATTAAGTAACATGCAAAGCACGTTTGGTAGCCAAGTGGTTTCACTAGTAACTAAGTGTTTATTTCACAAAGACGGTTTAATTATTAAATTAATGATAATTTGACTCATCCTGACTATCACTTAAAGCTAGCATATACATTAATTAGATATTAACAATACTTTCTTATAGGGCATCATAACTGAAAATATCTTTTATGTAGTAACCGCTTGATTTCATCCACCCTTAATATCCAAACCATATTTGTAAGCTACaaaaaaaactatttatggaTTTTGCCGAGCTCTAAGAGCATATCAAGTATATCGAACTTGGTTTGATATTTCTTTATTTCTACAACAACAAAAAGAATATACTATATATCAATTAATCTACATGGATAATATCATCATCACAATCAATAATTTCATAGAGATTAAGTAATTCCTTAAGCATTTGAGAGATTGATTCTCCATCAAAGAACTACTAGTTTTTTGGAGTGAAAGCAACATTcgtatcttttgaactttttctatctaaaaaaAGTGTTGAGTTGCTCAAATTATATGATAGTAGTTTTACTATTGATCTCAGATCGATAAGTACTTGGTTCCCTGAAATATTTACCTCTCATATGTTCAGACATTTTATTTGCAGCCACCAAATTATCAAAATTCATAAACTAACCCTCTATTGTGCATTGGTTTGTACTAAAATATATTATGCGATATCTAAAAGGACTCTCAATCATAAACTTCTCTTTTATAAATACTTATCACTTAATCTCTATATCTTCAACAAAACTGATTAAGTATTACTAATGATAGAGCATCTATATCAATGTAAATTATTTTTCGTGGAGTAAATTTGAGCAATTgaagtttcaaaaaataaaacataGTTCCAAGATCCATAGTCCAAGCTAAATACTAAGTCATCACACCCACCACTATAGAATTCAATTGGATTACTAATCTactatatcaacttgatatcactCCTAATCCACTCTAAtaatatactatgataatatcGATGTTATTGACTTTCATTGTTTTGCTCATACATGAAATACATTATCATTGACTTTCACTTTAATATAAATCAAGTTGTTAGACATCAACTATGTGTTCCTCGTATCCATACTTTTAATCAATTAGCATACTCTCTCACAAGTCTCTCGATATTTTAGTTTCATCGGTTAAAGATTAACATCTTAGACAAAAGCTCAATCGTATGGGAGCgtgatagaagatcatgatataaaaaaaaatgaaatgataattttatattcgtTATATATTATAATCCATAATTAATCTATGATTTGAGAATAAATCATAGATTTAAGTACATAATTAAATGTATGATTTTAGTATATGATTGAAAAAAAATTCTCTCTCAACTTATATAAATAAGTATTATCTCGATAAGAAAAATAATCTGTTTCATAACAAATTCTTGATCGATCTGTTCTGTATGCAAGTGAGAGCACATCATGGCGTTCGTGGCATTTGCAAGTCTGCAGCGCTCCCCTTCAACATCTCCACCACCTTGCTCATGGAAGGGCGGTTCTCAGGCATCATCTGTATGCACCATAACCCAACTATCATCATCTTTCTCGCGATCTCTCTGGTCTCTCTGGTCACACCGGCAACGCCTACATTGCAGTATCGATCAAGATCATCATAGAGACAGCGTGGGAAATAGACTTCGCTGGTGTACTCATTGGTTGCACCgatgcttcttcttcctccgGCCATCTCCAGCAGCAGCATCCCGTAACTATAGACATCAGACTTACTGGAGACGACGCCGAACCCCCTGGAGAACACTTCTGGGGCGATATACCCAACCGTTCCTCTCGCATCCGCCATGGAAATGACGCTCACCTTCGGAGGGCACAACTTAGCCAGTCCGAAATCGGAGATCTTGGGGCAAAAGTCTTGGTCGAGTAGGATGTTGTGCGGCTTGATATCGAAGTGAACGATGCGAGTACTACAGCCGCCGTGCAGGTACTCCAACCCTCGAGCGACGCCGAGTGCGATCTCGTACAGCTTCTCGCAACCAAACCGTGGTTCCTCCGTCGATTTGTCGGAGCAGATGAACTTCTCCAGCGATCCATTGGGCATGAAATCGTAGACGAGAGCTCTCTTTGATCCCTCCAAGCAGAAGCCGAGGAGGCCGACGATGTTGACGTGGGATGTGCGGCTGATGCTAGCGACCTCGTTGATGAATTCTTCTTCTCCATGGCCTTTGGCTGCTTTCAGTACCTTCACGGCGACCAAGCGGCCGTCTTGGAGGGCGCCCTTGAACACAGAACCGAATCCACCTTGGCCAAGCTTGTCATCGAAGGATTTGGTCATCCTCTTTATTTCCGAGTACCTGTACCGCTTGGGGGCGAGGATTCCACATTGACGGAGAAAGGCTTCGACACCCTGCGCACTGTTCCCACAGGACCGCCTCCGACATGGAATACAGCAATTTTGACGGTCAAAAGCTTCAACATCTGGCGACTTTCTAAAACGTAGGGCGTAGATCACACGAAGGAATAAGCACAGCAAGGATATGCCTCCAATGACACTCCCTATATAAAATAAAAggagaaacaaaaaaataataataaatcacacGAAGAAAAATATAGTTGTATGCTTAAAGTTTGTTTCTTTTCTAAATGATGAAAATAATCAGGTAAGTGAAATAGAAAAAATGAAAAGAACTGATAATTATTTTACCTATTGTGATCCCCGTTATCTTTTTAATCTTCGGATGAACTACAATAGCACCTGCAGCTTGGGAAGAAGACAGTTTTCTTGAGAATTAAAACCTTGATCGAGCAAGATGTAAATAACAGTGTAAAGAAATaatcacacacaagttatcttaAATAAGACTTGaacacatgtttcatatattaaatatattattatttttgaatgtttGTGTTTGTCGGATTTGTACTGTCTATCTATCTCGAATCTGAAAGCTCAAAGTTTGAGCTTCAAAATGTCATCATAATGTCTTTTGAGCTTCAAAATGTCATCAAACCTAATCTGATTTCCCAATTCCGAAGCTGAATTAAAGACATGAAACGTCATGTAATACTAGAATTATACCCAAGCAGAGGTTTCCGAACGCGCACCTTTATTAGAAGGATAACATGTTCCAAGGGTTGAATTATGTGGGCAGAAGCAGGTGTGGCTCTCCGGAGAGAGCCCGGCAAACCCGCAGCGCCCACCTGACTCGACGCAGTCACGACACCACCCCTCCCCTGCCTCCCAACGCAGCGAGAACCCCCCCTTCACTGCGTCGCTAAAGCTCCGCTTCCCGGACCCGATCTCGACCGCCGCTGCTTGGTGTATGGGCACCACTACCATCGAGCTGCAGTTTCCAAGGATCTCTATGTGGGTCTCACCGGTAAGCTGGTAATACCCGTGACGACCCCCGGCGCCGCCCGGCGCGCAACCCATATCATGCATGTCGGGAATCAGAGGTGAGAGGGTGGTGCAGTTGACGAACACCGTGACGTTCACGTCCCGGTCGCTGTAGCTGTACATAGAGATGTCGAGGCTGGTGTTTTGGTACGGCTGAGGGCACGACTGGTTGACGAAGGGTGGGTCGACGACGGTAATGAGGCGGTTCAAGTAATCTATATCCTTGACGACGTATCCCTTGCCGTCGATCTCGATCGTCATAGAAGTATTGTTCTTGCTGCAAGAGACATAGTATCCCGGGTAGCCACAGTAGTCGGCACGTCCGTCGACGCGAAACGGGTAGCTGATGTTGAACTTAGTGCCTCCGCAAGAGTATGTGTAGGGAGCACAATCCGCATACCGAAAGTAGCTCTCCGAGGAAGAAGGTGGAGTCGATGACAGGGCGAGGAGTAAAAGGATAGATGGAATAGGAGATCCTAAGCCTGGATGCATTTGGCTCTTGCCACAGAGCTCGGAGGAAGCAAGAGGAGGTGGAGGCATGGAGTTGAGAGTGTCTTTGGGTCTTTAGAAGTTGGGAGTAAATTGATGAGTTTCGGATTTATTTGTCTGTTGCATGACGATGAGATCAAATAGCTTGCTCGTATACATCGTGGACTAAGTCTTCGAATACGGTAGTCGATGATTCAATTCTTCTCTATTGTAGATATGAGTACGGGAGTCGATGATTCATGACACCACCTACATATGCTTGTGGGGTGTTGAGATTAGATACTAATATTTAGTGTGGCCAAGTCAAAGGTCGCGTGTTGGACGAGTCGTTCCGGAGCCATTTTTTCCTACGCATAAATGGCCTTCTCTATCAGTCTACCGGAGAAAATGGATTCCTCTGCTTTTTCCATGAGATTGACTACATTCAACCACGTATCACATCCAAGTAAGTGTTGGGAGGGAGAGAAACTTTGGGAAAATGAAAACAAATTGACAAtgacaaacaataaaaaatatatcaaaaaactgATGTCAAATTAGTGTGAATGATTTGTCCACTTTGACTATCTTCAATTAGCTGAGCTACTGCATGCGGCCAGAAACCCAGCAAGGAAACACTGAAATTGATCGATCAGTGGCACTAGAAAAGAGCGAGTAAATACGAAGATATACTGACTGACAGACCTGCACAATGGGGATGAAATGTCTTTACTCCATTCGAGCAGAAGCAGGCGAAATCCCGGGTGGAGTTGATCGTCCGGTTGAGCCCACACCGCCCGCCGGAGCGCTCGCAGCTGCCGCAGTCGCCGGAGGTCACGTTTGGCCAACTCAAATTGAATCCACTCTGCAACACCCCTCCGTATCGGGTAGGTAAGTCATCTACAATATAAGCCAGCAGCACGTCCGTGGAAGATGGTGATAAGACTCTCTCATCATTTCGGTCGTGAAGACATAGGACCGGTTTCCACCAGCGGAGCCGAGGTAGGGGATGTGGAGATCCGGTGGGCCGTCGATGCAGTCGAAGAAGAAGGTGAGGTTGACGTCGGAGGGAGCGTAGCGCAGAATTGAGTCGGGATCGAAGGTGAGGTTGTGATGTACTCGATGTTggttggacaaatttgggccatcagcccaaatcaaagaaatcaagagagaaagggcaaaattgagtgAGCGTGCagcggcggcgtgcagagaagagagagagagaaatagagagagaaagattagatttctgagttttctacttgacgatcggtggctaaacgttgtcagtttcggcccaaattttatgtggagaatccttgcagcaaactctacaatcctaacggtgttgatctacagtttaccctctctaaggtactttcataTGATATTCACTTCGTGAGacatagaattctcttttgaggagattaatcctaatgaagatatgctattcttgagccaagatttatgattttgatattattctgatcctctagttattctagagaagacctactgtaaacctgttatcattattattgatagtggaagtttgaggtggactgcggtcccgtgatttttcccacattggatttttcacgttaaaaagatttggtcttactgtgtgattaatttattgctctattgtttatgctgtgctgattgatattagcattttcatATCAAGTtagatattttgatgataaatctattttgatacacaaagatggaaaagaattattccgttcTTCCCAACACTCGAGGGCACTCTTCACGGACGAAGACGATGTCGACGTCGACGAGGGAGATGGTACGGGTTTCGTAGTCGATGTTGGTGACTGAGTAATTGCTGGAGGGAAGGTGGATGCTCGGGGTGTTGTTCCGGCAAATCAGCTCGAAGCCTCGGTAACCGCAGTGGGAGTGGAGGGAAGTGGAGTCGTCATGGACGAGCCAGGATGGGTAGGCGATGCTGGTTACGTTGCCACAGCTTGATATGGCTACGCCGCAGGCAACGTTGGAAGGATGGCTGATGGCGGGAACGAAGAGAAAGGGCGGAGATGGGAAGCGAAGGATATGTCATAGTTCGATATGGTTTCCATGACATCGAGACTGATCGAGTCATGGATGGAGCGAGAGGATACATACTAATTCGATGTGGTTTCATATTTCTACCTTATTCAAGATTTAGGAGAGCCATATATTTAAGACATTTTGAATTTAatttcttatttttaaaattcaagaatatatatatataaataactcCACAGTAGCTGTtgcgggaaacaactttgagagccgtggcctcggggccgacgcggctcggttcggatcCGAAAGACGGGGATCTCTCCGGGGCGTGCCTCGAGCCCGCGAGGTCGGTCCGGTGCGATGgttcgatcgggacggggtcgctgTGTCCTCCGGCCAGGAACTCCTCGTCCGCG comes from Musa acuminata AAA Group cultivar baxijiao chromosome BXJ3-3, Cavendish_Baxijiao_AAA, whole genome shotgun sequence and encodes:
- the LOC135633064 gene encoding LEAF RUST 10 DISEASE-RESISTANCE LOCUS RECEPTOR-LIKE PROTEIN KINASE-like 2.4 codes for the protein MTKSFDDKLGQGGFGSVFKGALQDGRLVAVKVLKAAKGHGEEEFINEVASISRTSHVNIVGLLGFCLEGSKRALVYDFMPNGSLEKFICSDKSTEEPRFGCEKLYEIALGVARGLEYLHGGCSTRIVHFDIKPHNILLDQDFCPKISDFGLAKLCPPKVSVISMADARGTVGYIAPEVFSRGFGVVSSKSDVYSYGMLLLEMAGGRRSIGATNEYTSEVYFPRCLYDDLDRYCNVGVAGVTRETREIARKMMIVGLWCIQMMPENRPSMSKVVEMLKGSAADLQMPRTP
- the LOC103980081 gene encoding uncharacterized protein LOC103980081, with amino-acid sequence MSDRDNVIVSSGQELLAYGTDGDLRLHTCTKVGPGHPSNVACGVAISSCGNVTSIAYPSWLVHDDSTSLHSHCGYRGFELICRNNTPSIHLPSSNYSVTNIDYETRTISLVDVDIVFVREECPRFVQPTSSTSQPHLRSRLNSALRSLRRQPHLLLRLHRRPTGSPHPLPRLRWWKPVLCLHDRNDERVLSPSSTDVLLAYIVDDLPTRYGGVLQSGFNLSWPNVTSGDCGSCERSGGRCGLNRTINSTRDFACFCSNGVKTFHPHCAGLSVSISSYLLALF